A window from Mangifera indica cultivar Alphonso chromosome 2, CATAS_Mindica_2.1, whole genome shotgun sequence encodes these proteins:
- the LOC123206933 gene encoding ubiquitin-activating enzyme E1 1-like isoform X1 translates to MKLNKLALGFTVLFPIIFGCLYGNSDVLLVDFGIGYMSFWFVALIVIFMGFCAVFGSLLHYMLPIKRASEGVVVVNETEEEQTQNISSDSNNGSTVFKKHRISESTTTETNNTVILDDSNNHSTSTILAEIPIMALGDSNQTDIDEDLHSRQLAVYGRETMRRLFASNILVSGMQGLGAEIAKNLILAGVKSVTLHDEGTVEWWDLSSNFIFSEKDVGKNRALASVQKLQELNNAVVISTLTTKLTKQQLSDFQAVVFTDISLDKAIEFNDYCHNHQPPISFIKAEVRGLFGSVFCDFGPEFTVFDVDGEEPHTGIIASISNDNPALISCVDDERLEFQDGDLVVFSEVHGMTELNDGKPRRIKNARPYSFTLDEDTTNYGAYVKGGIVTQVKQPKVLNFKPLREAIKDPGDFLLSDFSKFDRPPLLHLAFQALDKFVSELGRFPVAGSEEDAQKLISVATNINDSLGDGKVEDVNPKLLRHFAFGARAVLNPMAAMFGGVVGQEVVKACSGKFHPLFQFFYFDSVESLPTEPLDSIEFKPMNSRYDAQISVFGAKLQKKLEDAKVFIVGSGALGCEFLKNLALMGVSCGDQGKLTITDDDVIEKSNLSRQFLFRDWNIGQAKSTVAASAGASINPQLNIEALQNRVGPETENVFDDNFWENLTVVINALDNVNARLYVDQRCLYFQKPLLESGTLGAKCNTQMVIPHLTENYGASRDPPEKQAPMCTVHSFPHNIDHCLTWARSEFEGLLEKTPAEVNAYLSNPAEYTTSMTNAGDAQARDNLERVLECLDRENCETFQDCITWARLKFEDYFSNRVKQLIYTFPEDAATSTGAPFWSAPKRFPHPLQFSAADLSHLHFVMAASILRAETFGIAVPDWAKNPQMLAEAVDKVIVPEFQPKKDAKIVTDEKATTLSTASVDDAAVISDLIMKLEQCRKNLPPEFRMKPVQFEKDDDTNYHMDMIAGLANMRARNYSIPEVDKLKAKFIAGRIIPAIATSTAMATGLVCLELYKVLNGGRKVEDYRNTFANLALPLFSMAEPVPPKVMKHRDMSWTVWDRWILKDNPTLRDLINWLKQKGLNAYSISCGSCLLFNSMFPRHRERMDKKVVDLAREVAKVELPPYRCHLDVVVACEDDEDNDIDIPLVSIYFR, encoded by the exons ATGAAGCTTAACAAGTTAgctttagggtttacggttttaTTTCCGATTATTTTCGGATGTCTGTACGGAAACTCTGATGTTCTTCTTGTTGATTTTGGTATTGGATACATGAGTTTTTGGTTTGTGGCATTGATTGTAATTTTTATGGGGTTTTGTGCCGTGTTTGGTAGCTTGCTGCACTATATGCTTCCTATAAAGAGAGCCAGCGAAGGAGTGGTTGTTGTCAACGAAACCGAAGAAGAACAAACTCAAAACATTTCTAGCGATAGCAATAACGGCTCGACTGTTTTTAAGAAGCATCGGATCTCTGAATCAACGACCACTGAGACTAATAACACTGTAATTTTAGACGACAGTAACAACCACAGTACCAGTACGATCCTAGCTGAAATCCCGATCATGGCCCTCGGCGATTCCAATCAGACCGACATCGATGAAGATCTGCACAGCCGCCAGCTGGCCGTGTACGGTCGTGAGACGATGAGGCGTCTTTTTGCTTCCAATATCCTCGTCTCCGGGATGCAGGGCCTTGGTGCCGAGATCG CAAAGAATCTAATACTTGCTGGTGTCAAGTCTGTGACCTTGCATGATGAAGGGACAGTGGAGTGGTGGGATTTGTCCagtaatttcatattttcagaGAAAGATGTTGGTAAGAACAGGGCTCTTGCGTCTGTTCAGAAGTTGCAGGAGCTCAATAATGCAGTTGTCATTTCTACCCTGACAACAAAGTTAACCAAACAACAACTTTCAGATTTCCAG GCTGTTGTTTTCACTGATATCAGTCTTGATAAAGCCATTGAGTTCAATGACTACTGTCATAATCATCAGCCACCCATCTCTTTCATCAAAGCAGAAGTTAGAGGCCTTTTTGGCTCTGTGTTTTGCGATTTTGGTCCTGAGTTTACAGTTTTTGATGTTGATGGAGAGGAACCACACACAGGCATAATTGCATCCATTAGCAATGACAACCCAGCCCTAATTTCGTGTGTTGATGATGAAAGGCTCGAGTTTCAGGATGGGGATCTTGTTGTGTTCTCTGAAGTTCATGGAATGACAGAGCTTAATGATGGGAAACCTAGGAGGATTAAAAATGCAAGGCCCTACTCGTTCACTCTTGACGAAGACACCACAAATTACGGTGCCTATGTTAAAGGTGGTATTGTCACACAGGTGAAGCAGCCCAAGGTGTTGAACTTTAAGCCACTAAGAGAAGCTATCAAAGACCCTGGTGATTTTCTTCTGAGTGATTTCTCCAAATTTGATCGCCCGCCTCTTTTGCACTTAGCATTTCAAGCACTAGATAAGTTTGTTTCTGAGTTGGGTCGCTTCCCTGTTGCTGGCTCAGAAGAGGATGCTCAGAAGCTTATCTCTGTAGCCACTAATATTAATGATAGCTTGGGAGATGGGAAGGTGGAAGATGTTAACCCAAAACTTCTGCGGCACTTTGCCTTTGGTGCCAGGGCAGTGTTGAATCCCATGGCTGCCATGTTTGGTGGTGTTGTTGGACAAGAGGTTGTAAAAGCATGCTCCGGCAAGTTTCATCCTCTTTTCCAG TTCTTCTATTTTGACTCAGTGGAGTCACTTCCTACAGAGCCTTTGGACTCCATTGAGTTTAAACCTATGAATAGCCGATATGATGCACAAATTTCTGTGTTTGGTGCCAAGCTCCAGAAGAAACTGGAGGATGCTAAAGTGTTCATTGTTGGATCTGGTGCACTAGGATGTGAATTCTTAAAGAATCTAGCGCTGATGGGAGTTTCGTGTGGTGATCAAGGAAAACTAACAATCACTGATGATGATGTAATTGAGAAGAGTAACCTCAGTAGGCAGTTTCTCTTCCGTGATTGGAACATTGGTCAGGCCAAATCCACAGTTGCTGCTTCTGCTGGTGCATCAATAAATCCTCAGTTAAACATTGAAGCCTTGCAAAACCGTGTGGGTCCAGAAACAGAGAATGTGTTCGATGATAACTTCTGGGAGAATTTAACTGTCGTTATTAATGCTTTAGACAATGTCAATGCTAGGCTGTATGTTGATCAAAGGTGCTTGTATTTCCAGAAACCGCTTCTTGAGTCAGGGACTCTTGGTGCCAAATGCAACACTCAAATGGTCATCCCTCACTTAACAGAAAACTATGGTGCCTCAAGGGACCCACCTGAGAAACAAGCACCCATGTGCACTGTGCACTCTTTCCCTCACAATATTGACCACTGCTTAACATGGGCTCGGTCTGAGTTTGAGGGATTGCTTGAGAAAACTCCTGCTGAAGTGAATGCTTATCTATCTAACCCTGCTGAATACACTACTTCAATGACCAATGCTGGTGATGCACAAGCTAGGGATAACTTGGAACGTGTTCTTGAGTGCCTTGACAGGGAAAATTGTGAGACGTTTCAGGACTGCATTACCTGGGCTCGTCTAaa GTTTGAAGATTATTTTTCCAACCGTGTCAAGCAGTTGATATATACATTTCCAGAAGATGCTGCTACCAGTACCGGGGCCCCGTTCTGGTCAGCCCCAAAGCGATTCCCTCATCCACTGCAGTTCTCAGCCGCTGATCTTAGTCATCTCCATTTTGTTATGGCTGCATCAATATTACGGGCTGAGACATTCGGCATTGCAGTTCCTGACTGGGCCAAGAACCCTCAGATGTTGGCTGAGGCCGTTGACAAAGTAATTGTCCCAGAATTTCAGCCAAAGAAAGATGCAAAAATAGTGACTGATGAGAAGGCTACCACACTCTCCACTGCTTCTGTGGATGATGCAGCAGTTATCAGTGATTTAATCATGAAGTTAGAGCAGTGCAGGAAGAATCTACCACCAGAATTCAGGATGAAACCAGTTCAGTTTGAAAAG GATGATGACACTAATTATCACATGGATATGATAGCTGGGCTTGCCAACATGAGAGCAAGAAACTATAGCATTCCTGAGGTTGACAAGCTAAAAGCCAAGTTTATTGCTGGAAGGATTATTCCTGCTATTGCAACCTCCACTGCAATGGCAACAGGTCTTGTATGCCTGGAGCTATACAAGGTTCTGAATGGAGGGCGCAAAGTGGAAGACTACCGCAACACATTTGCTAACTTAGCATTGCCTCTATTTTCCATGGCTGAGCCTGTCCCACCAAAGGTTATGAAGCACCGTGATATGAGCTGGACTGTTTGGGACAGATGGATCCTGAAAGACAATCCCACCCTGAGGGATCTTATCAACTGGCTCAAGCAGAAAGGGCTGAATGCCTATAGCATCTCATGTGGTAGTTGCTTACTCTTTAATAGTATGTTCCCAAGGCACAGGGAAAGGATGGACAAGAAAGTTGTTGATCTGGCAAGAGAAGTGGCCAAAGTAGAATTGCCTCCATACCGATGTCACCTGGATGTTGTTGTGGCATGTGAGGATGATGAGGATAACGATATCGATATTCCTCTGGTGTCAATTTACTTCCGTTAA
- the LOC123206933 gene encoding ubiquitin-activating enzyme E1 1-like isoform X2 — MLPIKRASEGVVVVNETEEEQTQNISSDSNNGSTVFKKHRISESTTTETNNTVILDDSNNHSTSTILAEIPIMALGDSNQTDIDEDLHSRQLAVYGRETMRRLFASNILVSGMQGLGAEIAKNLILAGVKSVTLHDEGTVEWWDLSSNFIFSEKDVGKNRALASVQKLQELNNAVVISTLTTKLTKQQLSDFQAVVFTDISLDKAIEFNDYCHNHQPPISFIKAEVRGLFGSVFCDFGPEFTVFDVDGEEPHTGIIASISNDNPALISCVDDERLEFQDGDLVVFSEVHGMTELNDGKPRRIKNARPYSFTLDEDTTNYGAYVKGGIVTQVKQPKVLNFKPLREAIKDPGDFLLSDFSKFDRPPLLHLAFQALDKFVSELGRFPVAGSEEDAQKLISVATNINDSLGDGKVEDVNPKLLRHFAFGARAVLNPMAAMFGGVVGQEVVKACSGKFHPLFQFFYFDSVESLPTEPLDSIEFKPMNSRYDAQISVFGAKLQKKLEDAKVFIVGSGALGCEFLKNLALMGVSCGDQGKLTITDDDVIEKSNLSRQFLFRDWNIGQAKSTVAASAGASINPQLNIEALQNRVGPETENVFDDNFWENLTVVINALDNVNARLYVDQRCLYFQKPLLESGTLGAKCNTQMVIPHLTENYGASRDPPEKQAPMCTVHSFPHNIDHCLTWARSEFEGLLEKTPAEVNAYLSNPAEYTTSMTNAGDAQARDNLERVLECLDRENCETFQDCITWARLKFEDYFSNRVKQLIYTFPEDAATSTGAPFWSAPKRFPHPLQFSAADLSHLHFVMAASILRAETFGIAVPDWAKNPQMLAEAVDKVIVPEFQPKKDAKIVTDEKATTLSTASVDDAAVISDLIMKLEQCRKNLPPEFRMKPVQFEKDDDTNYHMDMIAGLANMRARNYSIPEVDKLKAKFIAGRIIPAIATSTAMATGLVCLELYKVLNGGRKVEDYRNTFANLALPLFSMAEPVPPKVMKHRDMSWTVWDRWILKDNPTLRDLINWLKQKGLNAYSISCGSCLLFNSMFPRHRERMDKKVVDLAREVAKVELPPYRCHLDVVVACEDDEDNDIDIPLVSIYFR; from the exons ATGCTTCCTATAAAGAGAGCCAGCGAAGGAGTGGTTGTTGTCAACGAAACCGAAGAAGAACAAACTCAAAACATTTCTAGCGATAGCAATAACGGCTCGACTGTTTTTAAGAAGCATCGGATCTCTGAATCAACGACCACTGAGACTAATAACACTGTAATTTTAGACGACAGTAACAACCACAGTACCAGTACGATCCTAGCTGAAATCCCGATCATGGCCCTCGGCGATTCCAATCAGACCGACATCGATGAAGATCTGCACAGCCGCCAGCTGGCCGTGTACGGTCGTGAGACGATGAGGCGTCTTTTTGCTTCCAATATCCTCGTCTCCGGGATGCAGGGCCTTGGTGCCGAGATCG CAAAGAATCTAATACTTGCTGGTGTCAAGTCTGTGACCTTGCATGATGAAGGGACAGTGGAGTGGTGGGATTTGTCCagtaatttcatattttcagaGAAAGATGTTGGTAAGAACAGGGCTCTTGCGTCTGTTCAGAAGTTGCAGGAGCTCAATAATGCAGTTGTCATTTCTACCCTGACAACAAAGTTAACCAAACAACAACTTTCAGATTTCCAG GCTGTTGTTTTCACTGATATCAGTCTTGATAAAGCCATTGAGTTCAATGACTACTGTCATAATCATCAGCCACCCATCTCTTTCATCAAAGCAGAAGTTAGAGGCCTTTTTGGCTCTGTGTTTTGCGATTTTGGTCCTGAGTTTACAGTTTTTGATGTTGATGGAGAGGAACCACACACAGGCATAATTGCATCCATTAGCAATGACAACCCAGCCCTAATTTCGTGTGTTGATGATGAAAGGCTCGAGTTTCAGGATGGGGATCTTGTTGTGTTCTCTGAAGTTCATGGAATGACAGAGCTTAATGATGGGAAACCTAGGAGGATTAAAAATGCAAGGCCCTACTCGTTCACTCTTGACGAAGACACCACAAATTACGGTGCCTATGTTAAAGGTGGTATTGTCACACAGGTGAAGCAGCCCAAGGTGTTGAACTTTAAGCCACTAAGAGAAGCTATCAAAGACCCTGGTGATTTTCTTCTGAGTGATTTCTCCAAATTTGATCGCCCGCCTCTTTTGCACTTAGCATTTCAAGCACTAGATAAGTTTGTTTCTGAGTTGGGTCGCTTCCCTGTTGCTGGCTCAGAAGAGGATGCTCAGAAGCTTATCTCTGTAGCCACTAATATTAATGATAGCTTGGGAGATGGGAAGGTGGAAGATGTTAACCCAAAACTTCTGCGGCACTTTGCCTTTGGTGCCAGGGCAGTGTTGAATCCCATGGCTGCCATGTTTGGTGGTGTTGTTGGACAAGAGGTTGTAAAAGCATGCTCCGGCAAGTTTCATCCTCTTTTCCAG TTCTTCTATTTTGACTCAGTGGAGTCACTTCCTACAGAGCCTTTGGACTCCATTGAGTTTAAACCTATGAATAGCCGATATGATGCACAAATTTCTGTGTTTGGTGCCAAGCTCCAGAAGAAACTGGAGGATGCTAAAGTGTTCATTGTTGGATCTGGTGCACTAGGATGTGAATTCTTAAAGAATCTAGCGCTGATGGGAGTTTCGTGTGGTGATCAAGGAAAACTAACAATCACTGATGATGATGTAATTGAGAAGAGTAACCTCAGTAGGCAGTTTCTCTTCCGTGATTGGAACATTGGTCAGGCCAAATCCACAGTTGCTGCTTCTGCTGGTGCATCAATAAATCCTCAGTTAAACATTGAAGCCTTGCAAAACCGTGTGGGTCCAGAAACAGAGAATGTGTTCGATGATAACTTCTGGGAGAATTTAACTGTCGTTATTAATGCTTTAGACAATGTCAATGCTAGGCTGTATGTTGATCAAAGGTGCTTGTATTTCCAGAAACCGCTTCTTGAGTCAGGGACTCTTGGTGCCAAATGCAACACTCAAATGGTCATCCCTCACTTAACAGAAAACTATGGTGCCTCAAGGGACCCACCTGAGAAACAAGCACCCATGTGCACTGTGCACTCTTTCCCTCACAATATTGACCACTGCTTAACATGGGCTCGGTCTGAGTTTGAGGGATTGCTTGAGAAAACTCCTGCTGAAGTGAATGCTTATCTATCTAACCCTGCTGAATACACTACTTCAATGACCAATGCTGGTGATGCACAAGCTAGGGATAACTTGGAACGTGTTCTTGAGTGCCTTGACAGGGAAAATTGTGAGACGTTTCAGGACTGCATTACCTGGGCTCGTCTAaa GTTTGAAGATTATTTTTCCAACCGTGTCAAGCAGTTGATATATACATTTCCAGAAGATGCTGCTACCAGTACCGGGGCCCCGTTCTGGTCAGCCCCAAAGCGATTCCCTCATCCACTGCAGTTCTCAGCCGCTGATCTTAGTCATCTCCATTTTGTTATGGCTGCATCAATATTACGGGCTGAGACATTCGGCATTGCAGTTCCTGACTGGGCCAAGAACCCTCAGATGTTGGCTGAGGCCGTTGACAAAGTAATTGTCCCAGAATTTCAGCCAAAGAAAGATGCAAAAATAGTGACTGATGAGAAGGCTACCACACTCTCCACTGCTTCTGTGGATGATGCAGCAGTTATCAGTGATTTAATCATGAAGTTAGAGCAGTGCAGGAAGAATCTACCACCAGAATTCAGGATGAAACCAGTTCAGTTTGAAAAG GATGATGACACTAATTATCACATGGATATGATAGCTGGGCTTGCCAACATGAGAGCAAGAAACTATAGCATTCCTGAGGTTGACAAGCTAAAAGCCAAGTTTATTGCTGGAAGGATTATTCCTGCTATTGCAACCTCCACTGCAATGGCAACAGGTCTTGTATGCCTGGAGCTATACAAGGTTCTGAATGGAGGGCGCAAAGTGGAAGACTACCGCAACACATTTGCTAACTTAGCATTGCCTCTATTTTCCATGGCTGAGCCTGTCCCACCAAAGGTTATGAAGCACCGTGATATGAGCTGGACTGTTTGGGACAGATGGATCCTGAAAGACAATCCCACCCTGAGGGATCTTATCAACTGGCTCAAGCAGAAAGGGCTGAATGCCTATAGCATCTCATGTGGTAGTTGCTTACTCTTTAATAGTATGTTCCCAAGGCACAGGGAAAGGATGGACAAGAAAGTTGTTGATCTGGCAAGAGAAGTGGCCAAAGTAGAATTGCCTCCATACCGATGTCACCTGGATGTTGTTGTGGCATGTGAGGATGATGAGGATAACGATATCGATATTCCTCTGGTGTCAATTTACTTCCGTTAA